Proteins co-encoded in one Desulfitobacterium hafniense DCB-2 genomic window:
- a CDS encoding ABC transporter ATP-binding protein gives MSLIKVDHVAKIYQGGEGTVYALKDTNLQVLQGQFLALLGPSGSGKSTLLSILGALNPPTEGKVFIDDIDIYGLDEERRADFRHEYIGFVFQQYQLIPYLTALENVMLPLAITRHSDRTQREMAQKVLEKVGLGSKSLRLPNQLSGGEQNRVAIARAIVNNPVILFADEPTGSLDTKTAKEILELFQALNKEGQTIIMVTHNLENLAYVSHAVQIRDGIIEKAPQPVVGGVI, from the coding sequence ATGAGTTTAATCAAGGTCGATCATGTAGCAAAAATCTATCAAGGCGGCGAGGGAACAGTCTATGCCCTGAAAGATACGAATCTCCAGGTTCTTCAAGGTCAGTTTCTGGCTTTGCTGGGACCTTCCGGCTCAGGGAAGAGCACCCTGCTCAGCATCCTCGGTGCCTTGAATCCGCCCACAGAGGGTAAGGTCTTCATCGATGATATTGATATCTATGGGCTGGATGAAGAGCGCAGAGCTGATTTCCGCCACGAGTATATTGGCTTTGTCTTTCAGCAATATCAGTTGATACCCTATCTCACCGCCCTGGAAAATGTGATGCTCCCTTTAGCGATCACCCGGCACTCTGATCGAACTCAGCGTGAGATGGCTCAAAAAGTTCTGGAAAAGGTGGGGCTGGGCAGTAAGTCCCTGCGCCTGCCTAACCAGCTTTCCGGTGGCGAGCAAAACCGGGTGGCCATTGCCCGGGCCATCGTCAATAATCCAGTGATTCTGTTCGCCGATGAACCAACAGGAAGCCTTGACACCAAGACGGCCAAGGAAATTCTGGAACTCTTCCAAGCCTTGAATAAAGAGGGGCAGACGATCATTATGGTGACCCATAATCTGGAGAATCTTGCCTATGTCTCCCATGCGGTGCAGATCCGGGATGGAATTATTGAAAAAGCTCCTCAGCCTGTGGTCGGTGGTGTGATATGA
- a CDS encoding ABC transporter permease codes for MNLFTITLGNLKRRKLRSLLLLFSIIIGVASSVFLFTTTRSMEQDVADKIDQFGSNLLILPKTGETLSFGGVTVGTSPGQELDMDMIPQMKTIKNNETLATISPKLLAEGEINTKRVLLVGVQFPEELRLKKWWTIEGLAVGQLPKSNEILIGSEVARILDLSLGQEVEIKGEKFRVGGIIQPTGSLENDQAIFMDLPALQKVEDKPTAISLIEAAVLCYTCPIEDVSLQLSEKLPGTKVAALQSTIESRDDTVAQFSLFAAVISVILLMTSGFVVAMSMISAVKERTRDIGILRAIGFRKKHILRMFLYEVSLISALGGLMGFALGMGLAMQLGSTVVQMTVQVPFQPLLALYSLAAALVISLIAGIYPAWQASRLDPVEALRYF; via the coding sequence ATGAACCTCTTCACCATTACTCTGGGGAATTTAAAACGGCGCAAACTGCGTTCTCTTTTGCTTTTATTCAGCATCATCATCGGTGTGGCCTCCAGTGTCTTTCTTTTTACCACCACCCGCTCTATGGAACAGGATGTAGCTGATAAAATCGACCAGTTTGGCTCCAATCTTCTCATTCTCCCCAAGACTGGCGAAACCTTATCCTTTGGCGGGGTGACCGTGGGAACCAGCCCGGGCCAAGAGCTGGATATGGACATGATCCCGCAGATGAAAACCATTAAGAATAATGAGACGTTAGCCACCATATCCCCTAAACTGCTTGCCGAAGGGGAGATAAACACGAAGAGAGTACTCCTGGTGGGGGTGCAGTTCCCTGAGGAGCTGCGCCTAAAAAAGTGGTGGACGATTGAGGGATTGGCAGTTGGCCAGCTCCCAAAGAGCAACGAGATTCTGATCGGCAGCGAAGTGGCACGCATCCTTGATCTTAGCCTTGGGCAAGAGGTTGAAATTAAAGGGGAAAAATTCCGGGTAGGAGGAATCATCCAACCCACAGGTTCCCTGGAGAATGACCAGGCGATCTTTATGGATTTGCCTGCCTTGCAAAAAGTTGAAGATAAGCCCACCGCTATCAGCCTTATTGAAGCAGCAGTGCTTTGCTATACCTGTCCCATTGAAGATGTCAGCCTGCAATTAAGTGAAAAACTTCCCGGTACTAAAGTGGCCGCTCTCCAGTCCACCATAGAATCAAGGGATGATACCGTCGCTCAGTTCAGCCTTTTTGCTGCGGTGATATCCGTGATTTTGCTCATGACCAGTGGCTTTGTAGTGGCCATGTCCATGATCTCGGCAGTTAAAGAACGGACACGGGATATTGGAATTTTGCGCGCCATTGGCTTTCGGAAAAAGCATATTCTGCGTATGTTTCTTTATGAAGTCAGCCTGATCAGCGCCTTGGGAGGTTTAATGGGCTTTGCTCTGGGCATGGGGCTGGCGATGCAATTGGGTTCCACTGTGGTCCAGATGACCGTTCAGGTACCCTTTCAGCCGCTGCTTGCCCTTTATTCTCTGGCAGCCGCCCTGGTGATCAGCCTTATAGCCGGCATCTATCCAGCCTGGCAGGCCAGCAGGCTTGATCCTGTTGAAGCCTTGCGTTATTTCTAA
- a CDS encoding ABC transporter permease has translation MTLNHIALQNLRRRPGKTLFLILIFAFIVAAISALTILALEMKANLQKSLTEYGANVVISPRSEHLNLSYGGLSFSGVEYEVKKLDAGTGEKVSQEVGQEVIIAPKVIGSAETPGQTFMIIGVDFDQELKMKPWWKIEGMAAQDNQVVIGSRLAMSSDLKIGDTLDLGKGNYPVVGIMAETGGSEDQGVFTTIHTARTLTGITSEWSLIELNTPDAAQTVAQLRPVLESANVTEVTQLVQGSQENVERFTSFSRTISLAMGLIGAMVIIVTLAGNVNDRTRELGVLRAIGFRQKHILFLLGREALIISLVGSLLGYSIGIVAPLVLGPLLGYGKFSFAFHVGLGSALVIGSLLVGILAMIYPAWRTLKLDLQEILIAL, from the coding sequence ATGACACTTAACCACATCGCTCTGCAAAATCTGCGTAGAAGACCGGGCAAAACCCTCTTTTTGATCCTGATTTTTGCCTTTATCGTTGCGGCCATTTCCGCCTTAACGATTCTGGCGTTGGAAATGAAAGCAAATTTGCAGAAAAGTTTAACCGAATACGGTGCCAATGTAGTGATTAGCCCGCGCTCCGAGCACTTGAATTTAAGCTATGGCGGATTATCTTTCTCAGGAGTGGAGTATGAGGTCAAGAAGCTGGATGCCGGTACTGGGGAGAAGGTCTCCCAAGAGGTGGGCCAGGAAGTGATCATTGCTCCCAAAGTTATTGGCTCAGCGGAAACCCCGGGCCAAACCTTTATGATTATCGGCGTTGACTTCGACCAAGAGCTTAAGATGAAGCCATGGTGGAAAATTGAGGGCATGGCTGCTCAAGACAACCAGGTGGTCATCGGTTCCCGGTTGGCTATGAGTTCTGACCTGAAGATAGGGGATACACTGGATTTAGGGAAGGGAAACTATCCGGTGGTAGGAATTATGGCGGAGACAGGGGGCTCTGAGGACCAAGGAGTGTTTACAACGATCCATACTGCCCGAACTCTTACAGGAATTACTTCCGAATGGTCCTTGATCGAACTTAACACGCCGGATGCTGCACAGACCGTAGCCCAATTAAGGCCTGTTCTGGAGTCGGCTAATGTCACGGAAGTGACTCAGCTCGTTCAAGGCTCCCAAGAGAATGTGGAGCGCTTCACCAGTTTTTCCCGGACTATCTCCTTAGCCATGGGCTTAATTGGAGCCATGGTGATTATCGTGACCTTGGCCGGAAATGTGAATGACCGGACTCGGGAACTGGGAGTGCTCCGTGCGATTGGCTTTCGTCAAAAGCATATATTATTCTTGCTTGGCCGAGAAGCGCTGATCATCAGCCTTGTCGGAAGTCTTCTTGGCTACAGTATAGGAATCGTTGCTCCTCTCGTTCTGGGGCCGTTATTAGGCTATGGCAAATTTTCCTTTGCCTTTCATGTCGGATTAGGAAGCGCTTTGGTTATCGGTTCTCTTTTGGTGGGAATATTGGCGATGATTTATCCTGCATGGAGAACATTGAAACTTGATTTACAGGAAATATTGATTGCACTTTAG
- a CDS encoding methyl-accepting chemotaxis protein, which translates to MQKFRNLKTASKINSLVLLMAVFLGLVGFVGIYSANNLAASLEGMYQDNLLPIKWLNAARGQSRAVEAMTLELFITQDQDRQQEILQDVQERAAEVDTLLSDYGKTTMDTYEQERLPKLMDELQIYRTERSKAVDLALAGKQDEAYTYFAANAADDLDVVNALLEELADYNAQIADDEGIKSKSLASMVSKLMIGITFAAIVLALGIGWYIARMIANPLAQLVGTVREIAQGNLAVRRMDLISQDEVGQLAAEFNTMTDNLRVLVKNIAYTSEQVAASSEELTASAEQSASATNQIAATITDVAAGATRQEAAIDDTASIVEQMSAGVQEIAANANTVSRSAEMTATAAGQGDKAVEAAVSQMKNIEITVAGTAQVVRQLGERSKEIGQIVDAISGIAAQTNLLALNAAIEAARAGEQGRGFAVVAEEVRKLAEQSQEAAKEIAGLIAEIQQETGSAVNAMHDGTREVKVGSEVVNSAGQAFKEIVNLIGEVSTQVREISAAIQQMASGSQQIVDSIRDIEHISNEASSQTQTVSAATEEQSASMEQIAASSQALAKMADELQNSIGKFRV; encoded by the coding sequence ATGCAAAAATTCCGCAATCTGAAAACAGCCTCAAAAATTAATAGTTTAGTCCTGCTCATGGCAGTATTTCTTGGGCTTGTAGGCTTCGTGGGGATATATTCCGCCAATAACTTAGCTGCTTCTTTGGAAGGTATGTATCAGGATAATTTGCTGCCAATCAAATGGCTCAATGCAGCCCGGGGGCAAAGCAGGGCAGTAGAGGCAATGACTCTTGAATTATTTATCACTCAGGATCAAGACAGACAGCAGGAGATTCTCCAGGATGTCCAAGAGCGGGCGGCGGAAGTAGACACCCTCCTTAGCGATTATGGCAAGACAACTATGGACACATACGAACAAGAACGATTACCAAAGCTGATGGATGAATTGCAGATATACCGGACAGAAAGAAGCAAAGCAGTGGATTTGGCATTAGCGGGAAAGCAGGATGAAGCCTATACATATTTTGCTGCTAATGCTGCTGACGACCTCGATGTTGTGAATGCCCTTTTAGAGGAACTTGCTGATTATAATGCCCAAATTGCCGATGATGAAGGGATAAAAAGTAAGTCGTTAGCTTCAATGGTAAGCAAACTTATGATAGGAATAACTTTCGCCGCTATAGTTTTGGCTTTGGGCATAGGTTGGTATATCGCCAGGATGATTGCTAATCCCCTGGCTCAGTTAGTAGGAACAGTTCGCGAAATCGCCCAAGGCAACTTAGCGGTAAGAAGAATGGATCTTATTTCTCAAGATGAAGTTGGTCAGCTGGCTGCTGAATTTAATACTATGACGGACAACTTGCGGGTTTTAGTCAAAAATATAGCTTACACTTCAGAACAAGTAGCGGCTTCTTCAGAGGAACTAACGGCCAGTGCCGAGCAGTCAGCCTCTGCCACGAACCAGATTGCCGCAACAATTACTGATGTAGCTGCAGGAGCAACCAGGCAAGAAGCTGCTATAGATGATACAGCATCCATCGTGGAGCAGATGTCGGCAGGTGTTCAGGAGATTGCGGCTAATGCTAATACTGTTTCGAGATCTGCTGAAATGACTGCAACTGCAGCTGGCCAAGGAGATAAGGCTGTGGAAGCAGCGGTGAGCCAGATGAAAAACATTGAAATCACGGTAGCAGGTACAGCTCAGGTAGTTAGGCAATTAGGTGAGCGATCGAAAGAAATCGGTCAGATAGTTGATGCGATTTCCGGAATTGCCGCCCAAACCAATCTGTTGGCACTGAATGCGGCGATAGAGGCTGCTCGTGCCGGCGAACAAGGCAGAGGATTTGCCGTAGTTGCTGAGGAAGTACGCAAGCTGGCTGAGCAATCCCAGGAAGCGGCTAAGGAAATTGCCGGCTTGATCGCAGAAATTCAGCAGGAAACCGGCAGTGCAGTCAATGCTATGCATGATGGCACCCGTGAAGTAAAGGTTGGATCTGAAGTTGTAAACTCTGCTGGACAGGCATTTAAAGAGATTGTAAATCTTATCGGTGAAGTTTCCACCCAAGTCAGGGAAATTTCAGCAGCAATTCAACAGATGGCTTCCGGAAGCCAGCAAATCGTGGATTCGATACGGGATATTGAGCATATCAGCAATGAGGCATCCAGCCAAACTCAGACTGTCTCGGCTGCTACCGAAGAGCAGTCCGCATCTATGGAACAGATTGCCGCATCCAGTCAAGCACTGGCCAAGATGGCGGATGAGCTCCAAAATTCAATCGGGAAGTTTAGGGTTTAA
- a CDS encoding phosphate ABC transporter substrate-binding protein has translation MRIRIIKLRKTVMRITAGLVLAMIPLLIQGCTKTGNAEGPVPSQLPAAQKSVVQTVTPTPSEDAASIGITAENYPRIDGSTSTLPLVQRIYKRMFLHVDGGGDGWPGLPQKASKTMRSYEMLIAGDVDLILVPDPSQEIRQMAESSGTELEYIPVGAEALVFVTHKDNIVNNITASQVQREVAISELGALKTLYESP, from the coding sequence ATGAGGATAAGAATAATCAAACTTAGAAAAACTGTAATGAGAATTACAGCGGGCTTGGTGCTTGCTATGATACCTCTTCTTATACAGGGCTGTACGAAAACGGGGAATGCGGAAGGGCCGGTGCCGTCTCAGTTGCCGGCGGCCCAAAAATCAGTTGTGCAAACGGTAACGCCGACACCGTCGGAGGACGCTGCATCCATCGGTATCACGGCGGAAAATTATCCGCGCATCGACGGTTCGACCTCCACGCTTCCGCTTGTACAGAGGATATATAAAAGGATGTTTCTGCACGTGGATGGCGGTGGGGACGGATGGCCGGGCCTTCCGCAGAAAGCTTCCAAAACAATGAGGTCTTATGAGATGCTTATCGCAGGAGACGTCGATTTAATTCTCGTACCGGACCCTTCGCAAGAGATTAGGCAGATGGCTGAGAGTTCAGGAACGGAGCTTGAATATATCCCCGTCGGGGCGGAGGCTCTTGTGTTTGTTACACACAAGGATAATATCGTAAACAATATTACCGCCTCCCAGGTGCAACGGGAAGTCGCTATTTCCGAATTGGGTGCATTAAAGACGTTGTATGAGTCTCCATAA
- a CDS encoding GNAT family N-acetyltransferase, translating into MEFYIRPIEIGDGKGINELRRMPGVFENILGIPSEQLKRNEDFIANLDANQHQFVAVARSQDGQEVIIGHAGLTVYPNQRLRHSGGIGIMIHKDYQNQGVGSALLGRLVDVADNWLMLVRIELTVFADNARAIHLYERFGFEKEGVKRLAAIRNGKYEDEYLMARINRSNYNPQS; encoded by the coding sequence ATGGAGTTTTATATTCGACCGATAGAAATTGGTGATGGGAAGGGGATAAATGAATTAAGGCGCATGCCTGGGGTTTTTGAAAATATTTTAGGTATCCCGTCCGAGCAGTTAAAGCGGAATGAGGATTTTATCGCCAATTTAGATGCCAACCAGCATCAATTTGTGGCGGTAGCCAGATCTCAGGATGGTCAGGAAGTGATCATCGGACATGCAGGCTTAACGGTATATCCTAATCAGCGCCTGCGGCATAGTGGGGGCATTGGCATAATGATTCATAAAGACTACCAGAATCAGGGTGTTGGCAGTGCCTTGTTAGGAAGGCTTGTAGATGTTGCGGACAACTGGCTAATGTTGGTTAGGATTGAGTTGACTGTATTCGCAGACAATGCCAGAGCTATACATTTGTATGAAAGGTTTGGCTTTGAAAAAGAAGGAGTAAAGCGCTTGGCGGCAATAAGAAATGGCAAATATGAAGATGAATATCTGATGGCCAGAATAAACAGATCAAATTATAATCCTCAGTCTTAA
- a CDS encoding DUF2809 domain-containing protein → MAIKRNRWAYLILVGVTIMLGLSSRQFSGYLPGAINLYLGDALWALMVFFIFCFIFRSKGTGWLAAVALLFAFGIEISQLYHAPWIDAIRQTRLGGLVLGYGFLWRDLVAYTIGAAVGAVIDRQINS, encoded by the coding sequence ATGGCAATAAAAAGAAATCGATGGGCGTACCTTATCTTGGTTGGAGTAACAATAATGCTTGGCTTAAGCAGCCGGCAGTTTTCAGGGTATTTGCCCGGAGCAATCAATCTCTACTTGGGAGATGCCTTATGGGCACTTATGGTTTTCTTTATATTTTGCTTTATTTTCAGGTCGAAAGGAACCGGCTGGCTTGCTGCAGTAGCGTTGCTTTTCGCTTTTGGAATTGAAATCAGTCAGCTTTATCATGCTCCCTGGATTGATGCTATAAGGCAAACCCGGCTGGGAGGTTTGGTGCTGGGGTATGGCTTTTTGTGGAGGGATTTAGTGGCCTACACCATCGGAGCAGCAGTGGGAGCAGTCATAGACAGGCAGATAAACTCTTAG
- a CDS encoding TetR/AcrR family transcriptional regulator — protein sequence MARNKYPEVTINRILDTAMKLFMSKGYEHTTIQDIIDGLGDLSKGAIYHHFNSKEEIMDAVNKRLAEQGIADIKTIAHERSLSGLDKLCKMLVFSIQSAQHEALDQTVPPFLRNPQLLALHMRDTMGSAADLLTGVIEEGIRDGSIHTAQPRQLAQMILLFFNVWFNPWMYSWTPNELKDIISFARNVFEEIGVPIVTEEVLQSIGELHSLSQK from the coding sequence ATGGCACGCAATAAGTATCCTGAAGTAACGATAAACCGCATTCTCGATACAGCTATGAAATTGTTCATGTCCAAAGGATATGAGCATACGACGATCCAGGATATCATCGATGGATTGGGAGATTTGAGCAAGGGCGCTATTTATCATCACTTCAATTCAAAAGAAGAAATCATGGATGCGGTGAATAAAAGATTAGCTGAGCAGGGGATAGCCGATATAAAAACAATTGCTCACGAGCGCAGTCTATCCGGGTTGGATAAACTTTGCAAGATGCTTGTGTTTTCTATCCAATCGGCCCAACACGAGGCTCTCGATCAGACCGTACCGCCGTTTCTTAGAAATCCTCAGTTATTGGCTCTTCATATGCGTGATACTATGGGCTCCGCAGCCGACCTGCTTACAGGTGTTATTGAGGAAGGTATTAGAGACGGTTCTATTCATACAGCTCAACCCCGTCAGCTTGCCCAGATGATTCTCTTGTTTTTTAACGTTTGGTTTAACCCGTGGATGTATTCCTGGACTCCCAATGAGTTAAAGGATATCATTTCCTTTGCAAGAAATGTATTTGAAGAAATAGGGGTCCCTATAGTTACAGAAGAGGTTCTTCAATCCATTGGCGAACTCCATTCGCTTTCCCAAAAATAG
- a CDS encoding MFS transporter, with protein sequence MSIDSSNGKQPWKRNFFTITIGQTISIVGSSAVQFTLIWWIASNTSSPLMLAMAGLFAFLPQLLLGPFAGVWVDRLKRKTVIICADLFIGMVAAVYALILIVVNPPFWSACAVLGIRAIGSVFHTPAIQSVIPLLVPEKELVRVNGWSQFAQTGALMLGPVLGAALYAIFPLPIVLLSDLVGALLASIAVAAVKIPELKKEKQLAPNFRKEMHEGVAVFQRDKKLCIVTLAAALSMVFYMPLSSFFALMASDYFKASAWHASIVQFGYSGGMMLCALLIGAYGRIKKKLFVVHIGLLGLGLTAFFCGLLPQNESAFWLFAALCTFMGASGNLYNIPYIAYMQEKIPREVQGRAFSIMSSFMSATMPLGLLIAGPVAEIYGVKFWFYLTGIAFFIITSISFLLVVSQP encoded by the coding sequence ATGAGTATTGATTCAAGCAATGGAAAACAGCCATGGAAGAGAAACTTTTTTACGATAACTATCGGTCAAACAATTTCTATAGTTGGAAGTTCAGCGGTACAGTTTACGTTAATTTGGTGGATTGCCAGCAATACCTCTTCACCACTTATGTTGGCTATGGCAGGGTTGTTTGCTTTTTTGCCGCAATTATTGCTTGGACCTTTTGCTGGGGTCTGGGTAGATCGCTTAAAACGAAAAACTGTAATTATCTGTGCCGATCTTTTTATAGGGATGGTAGCCGCTGTTTATGCACTGATCCTTATCGTTGTGAATCCGCCCTTTTGGTCGGCGTGTGCTGTCCTCGGAATTCGAGCCATTGGCAGTGTTTTTCATACTCCGGCGATTCAATCGGTGATACCGTTGCTGGTTCCGGAAAAAGAGCTTGTTCGGGTGAATGGGTGGAGTCAATTTGCTCAGACGGGTGCTTTGATGCTGGGGCCGGTTTTGGGGGCGGCATTGTATGCAATTTTTCCACTCCCTATCGTACTATTATCGGATTTAGTAGGAGCATTGCTGGCAAGCATCGCTGTGGCAGCGGTCAAAATCCCTGAGTTAAAAAAAGAAAAACAGCTTGCCCCAAATTTTCGAAAAGAAATGCACGAGGGAGTGGCTGTTTTTCAGAGAGATAAAAAACTGTGTATCGTTACCTTAGCAGCTGCACTTTCTATGGTTTTTTATATGCCGCTTTCTTCGTTCTTTGCCCTGATGGCCAGTGACTATTTTAAAGCAAGCGCTTGGCATGCCAGTATAGTCCAATTTGGCTATTCGGGGGGAATGATGTTGTGTGCTTTGCTGATCGGAGCCTATGGCCGGATCAAAAAGAAGTTGTTCGTGGTGCATATTGGACTTCTGGGACTAGGGCTTACTGCTTTTTTCTGTGGTTTACTTCCTCAGAATGAGAGCGCTTTCTGGCTCTTTGCAGCATTATGCACGTTTATGGGAGCAAGCGGAAACCTCTATAATATCCCCTACATAGCCTATATGCAGGAGAAAATCCCTCGTGAGGTACAAGGGCGTGCTTTTTCTATCATGAGCAGCTTCATGTCGGCAACGATGCCGCTGGGACTTTTAATCGCGGGACCAGTGGCTGAAATTTACGGGGTGAAATTCTGGTTTTATCTAACGGGCATAGCGTTTTTTATCATTACAAGCATTAGCTTTCTTTTGGTTGTCTCCCAGCCCTAA
- a CDS encoding YczE/YyaS/YitT family protein — translation MSLWKRLVYLFLGTFLLSVGIVMTMKANLGYAPWDVFHRGTADTVGMTIGNVSIVASLVISIIVVLLGEKLGFGTIFNIFAIGIYIDLLLPLKLIPEMQSFIPGMVMLILGLFLCAFSSYLYIASGFGAGPRDSLMVALERKTKLSIGLCRGIIEVTVCLIGWIFGGPVGIGTVISAFGIGICVQMVFAWVKFDATSVKHETIDETVKNLKGFYKKSVGEDA, via the coding sequence ATGAGTTTATGGAAAAGGCTTGTGTATTTATTTTTAGGCACTTTTTTATTATCCGTGGGAATTGTGATGACCATGAAAGCCAATTTAGGCTATGCTCCTTGGGATGTGTTCCATCGGGGGACTGCCGATACTGTGGGCATGACGATTGGCAATGTTTCTATAGTGGCCAGTTTGGTGATCTCTATCATCGTTGTGTTGCTTGGAGAGAAGCTGGGTTTTGGCACTATCTTTAATATATTTGCCATTGGAATTTATATCGACTTATTATTGCCTTTAAAACTAATCCCTGAGATGCAGAGTTTTATTCCAGGGATGGTTATGCTCATTCTTGGCTTATTCCTTTGCGCCTTTAGTTCCTATCTCTACATTGCCTCTGGTTTTGGAGCAGGCCCAAGGGATAGTCTGATGGTGGCTTTAGAGAGAAAGACTAAATTATCTATAGGGCTTTGCCGTGGGATTATTGAAGTAACGGTGTGCTTGATAGGCTGGATTTTTGGCGGACCCGTAGGAATTGGTACAGTTATTTCCGCATTTGGAATAGGGATCTGCGTACAGATGGTCTTTGCTTGGGTGAAATTTGATGCGACCTCGGTTAAACATGAGACCATTGATGAAACGGTAAAGAATCTGAAGGGGTTTTATAAGAAATCCGTTGGCGAAGATGCCTAA
- a CDS encoding trans-sulfuration enzyme family protein, whose amino-acid sequence MKMNILTELAQIGNRRDPYGAISFPVYHSSTFAHPGFGQSTGFDYSRTGNPTRQALEDAMASLEEGTKGFAFSSGMGAITTILSLFSQGEHLLVTEDLYGGTYRILEEVFSRFGLQVTFVDSSDLDTIAKEIRPHTKAIFTETPTNPLMKIADLKGIASLCQKHGLLNIVDNTFLTPYLQKPLNLGADIVIHSGTKYLGGHNDVVAGLVVVQGEELAARFGRLQNSLGATLGPQDSWLIIRGLKTLALRMRAQEENALQIAQWLETHPLVTAVCYPGLKHHPGYATQLEQARGFGAMLSFRVKSPSLIPEILKSLKIISYAESLGGVESLITYPATQTHADIPHEVRTRLGVDDCLLRLSLGIEAAEDLIGDLEQALK is encoded by the coding sequence ATGAAAATGAATATTTTAACCGAACTGGCTCAGATCGGCAATCGCCGGGATCCTTACGGGGCGATCAGCTTTCCTGTTTACCATTCATCTACCTTTGCTCACCCCGGCTTCGGCCAAAGCACAGGCTTTGATTACTCACGAACCGGCAATCCCACCCGCCAAGCTTTAGAAGATGCTATGGCAAGCCTGGAAGAGGGTACCAAAGGGTTTGCTTTTTCCTCAGGCATGGGTGCCATCACTACCATCCTCTCCTTATTCTCTCAGGGCGAGCATCTTCTCGTCACCGAAGATCTCTATGGAGGAACCTACCGTATCCTTGAGGAGGTCTTCAGCCGCTTTGGCCTCCAAGTCACTTTTGTTGATTCCAGTGATCTCGACACCATCGCAAAAGAGATCCGCCCCCACACAAAAGCCATCTTCACCGAAACACCTACCAACCCTCTAATGAAGATTGCCGACCTAAAGGGGATCGCTTCCTTGTGCCAGAAGCACGGTCTCTTAAATATAGTGGACAATACTTTTCTTACACCCTATTTGCAAAAACCACTGAACTTGGGAGCAGACATTGTTATTCATAGTGGCACCAAATATCTTGGCGGCCATAATGATGTCGTGGCGGGCCTCGTCGTGGTTCAAGGAGAAGAGCTTGCAGCTCGCTTTGGACGTTTGCAGAACTCTCTCGGCGCTACATTGGGCCCCCAAGATTCCTGGCTAATTATCCGGGGATTGAAAACCTTGGCCCTGCGCATGAGAGCACAAGAAGAAAATGCCCTCCAGATTGCACAATGGCTGGAGACGCATCCCCTTGTCACCGCGGTCTGTTATCCCGGACTTAAGCATCATCCCGGCTATGCAACTCAGCTTGAACAAGCCCGGGGCTTCGGTGCTATGCTATCTTTCCGGGTAAAAAGTCCCAGCTTAATCCCCGAGATATTAAAATCCCTCAAAATTATCTCCTATGCGGAAAGCCTTGGTGGTGTAGAATCTCTAATCACTTATCCCGCTACCCAAACCCATGCCGATATCCCTCACGAAGTAAGGACAAGGCTTGGGGTGGACGATTGTCTTCTCCGGTTATCACTGGGTATTGAAGCCGCCGAGGATCTCATTGGCGATTTAGAACAAGCTTTAAAATAG